In Phoenix dactylifera cultivar Barhee BC4 chromosome 11, palm_55x_up_171113_PBpolish2nd_filt_p, whole genome shotgun sequence, the following are encoded in one genomic region:
- the LOC103721941 gene encoding protein FLX-like 1, which produces MSGRSRMPPPTMKGPPPMHEPPPPAFGRGLGPMHPAFLDEMREVPPFGRGPLRPFPPHPAIIEERLAAQHQEIQGLLVDNQRLAATHVALKQELAAVHHEIERINHAAASAHAERDLQLREAYDKSMKLESELQAVEAMRAELIQIREDIQKLNAVRQELTGQVQAFTQDLSRASADLLQAPAVKAEVETLKREVQRVRAGIEYEKKGYADSYEQGQVMEKNLISMAREVEKLRAEVANAEKRARAAAAAGTQGSAAVGYGGNYGNPDPSYGGNPYPAGYGMNPVPGGVDVGPQYGTGSGHGSWGAYDLQRAHGRR; this is translated from the exons ATGTCGGGAAGGAGCCGGATGCCGCCGCCCACGATGAAGGGCCCGCCGCCGATGCACGAGCCCCCGCCGCCCGCCTTCGGCCGTGGCCTTGGCCCGATGCACCCCGCCTTCCTCGACGAGATGCGCGAGGTCCCCCCCTTCGGCCGCGGCCCCCTTCGCCCCTTCCCTCCCCACCCGGCCATCATCGAGGAACGCCTCGCTGCCCAGCACCAGGAGATCCAGGGCCTTCTTGTCGACAACCAGCGCCTCGCCGCCACCCACGTCGCCCTCAAGCAGGAGCTCGCCGCTGTCCACCACGAGATCGAGCGAATCAATCACGCCGCTGCCTCCGCTCACGCCGAGAGGGATCTCCAGCTCCGCGAG GCTTATGATAAGTCGATGAAGCTGGAATCGGAGCTCCAGGCAGTGGAGGCGATGAGGGCGGAGCTCATACAGATCCGCGAGGACATACAGAAGCTCAATGCCGTGAGGCAGGAGCTTACTGGGCAGGTACAGGCTTTCACCCAGGATTTAAGTCGGGCCTCGGCTGATTTGCTGCAGGCTCCTGCAGTAAAGGCAGAGGTTGAGACCTTGAAGCGGGAAGTGCAGCGAGTGAG GGCTGGTATTGAGTATGAGAAGAAAGGATATGCTGATAGTTATGAGCAAGGACAGGTGATGGAGAAAAATTTAATTTCAATGGCTCGCGAGGTGGAGAAGCTACGGGCTGAGGTTGCTAATGCTGAGAAGAGGGCACGAGCTGCAGCTGCTGCTGGGACTCAAG GGTCTGCAGCTGTGGGCTATGGTGGGAACTATGGCAATCCTGATCCCAGTTATGGTGGAAATCCCTATCCAGCTGGCTATGGCATGAATCCT GTTCCTGGAGGTGTAGATGTTGGTCCTCAGTATGGGACTGGATCTGGGCATGGCTCTTGGGGTGCCTATGACTTGCAACGGGCTCATGGACGTAGATAA